A genomic window from Vitis riparia cultivar Riparia Gloire de Montpellier isolate 1030 chromosome 16, EGFV_Vit.rip_1.0, whole genome shotgun sequence includes:
- the LOC117934144 gene encoding pentatricopeptide repeat-containing protein At1g26460, mitochondrial-like, with translation MPDDESYELVVGMLFLTDQIDAALRYVDLTLKSGYMLSMRVFAECVRSCVNKGRLAALVSIIERCKTMDQNKALSPSWNMCIFIADIAMQEDNSKLAFHALEFMARWIARGENARGPVLLSVDEGLVVSALGTASRTYSCTLLDASWAILRRSLRQKKAPQLESYLAKIYVDAALGNLQRAFSTLHEFETAYRNSPKKQKRIYSHLLHLYILW, from the exons ATGCCTGATGATGAGTCATATGAATTGGTTGTTGGTATGCTGTTTTTGACAGACCAGATTGATGCTGCCTTGAGATATGTTGATTTGACTTTGAAATCTGGTTATATGTTGTCAATGAGGGTTTTTGCTGAGTGTGTGAGAAGTTGTGTTAACAAAGGCAGGCTGGCTGCTTTGGTGTCTATTATAGAGAGGTGCAAG ACAATGGATCAGAATAAAGCTCTTTCTCCCTCCTGGAACATGTGCATCTTCATTGCAGATATTGCGATGCAAGAGGATAATAGCAAGTTAGCTTTTCATGCCCTGGAATTCATGGCCAGATGGATTGCTCGGGGTGAGAATGCAAGGGGTCCTGTTCTACTCTCTGTGGATGAGGGGCTTGTTGTATCAGCACTTGGAACTGCTAGTAGGACTTACAGTTGTACTCTTCTAGATGCATCATGGGCGATCCTACGACGATCATTGCGTCAAAAGAAGGCACCTCAACTAGAATCTTATCTTGCAAAAATATATGTCGATGCAGCATTGGGGAATTTGCAGAGAGCATTCAGCACTCTGCATGAGTTTGAAACCGCTTATAGGAACTCCCCAAAGAAGCAGAAGAGGATATATTCTCACCTTTTACATCTTTACATCCTTTGGTAA